One genomic region from Calypte anna isolate BGI_N300 chromosome 17, bCalAnn1_v1.p, whole genome shotgun sequence encodes:
- the ZBTB26 gene encoding zinc finger and BTB domain-containing protein 26 isoform X2 produces the protein MSERSDILHFKFDSYGDSMLQKMNKLREENKFCDVVVHIDDIEVHGHKIVFAAGSPFLRDQFLLNDSREVKISILQSSEVGRQLLLSCYSGVLEFPEMELVNYLTAASFLQMSHIVERCTQALCKFIKPKQPLESKECEQQSDSSDLKEHQGDDDSLQQDSPCIQPSEDSMDMEDSDIQIIKVESIGEVTEVRNKKDQNQFISSEQTALHSSEPQHFLINSTVENRASEMEQTHPHDYALSYAGSDIILASKDMLGINSRGIDKGLQWHHQCPKCTRVFRHLENYANHLKMHKLFMCLLCGKTFTQKGNLHRHMRVHAGIKPFQCKICGKMFSQKCSLQDHLNLHSGDKPHKCNYCDMVFAHKPVLRKHLKQLHGD, from the exons ATGTCAGAAAGATCAGATATTCTTCACTTCAAATTTGACAGCTATGGGGACTCAATGTTACAGAAAATGAACAAactgagggaagaaaataaattctgtgatGTCGTGGTCCATATAGATGACATTGAAGTTCATGGGCATAAAATTGTCTTTGCTGCTGGCTCCCCCTTTTTAAGAGATCAGTTCTTACTAAATGACTCCAGAGAGGTAAAAATCTCTatcctgcagagctcagaagTCGGGAGGCAGCTGCTTTTGTCCTGTTACAGTGGTGTCCTGGAGTTTCCTGAAATGGAACTGGTGAACTACTTGACTGCAGCCAGCTTTCTGCAGATGAGTCACATCGTGGAGCGGTGCACACAGGCCCTCTGTAAGTTCATCAAACCAAAGCAGCCACTGGAGAGCAAGGAGTGTGAGCAGCAAAGTGACTCCTCTGACCTGAAGGAACATCAAGGAGATGACGACTCTCTGCAGCAGGATTCACCTTGTATTCAACCCTCAGAGGACAGTATGGACATGGAGGATAGTGATATTCAGATCATCAAGGTGGAGTCCATCGGGGAGGTGACAGAagttagaaataaaaaggatCAGAACCAGTTTATTTCCTCTGAACAAACTGCACTGCATTCCTCAGAGCCTCAACACTTTCTCATCAACTCCACTGTTGAAAACAGAGCAAGTGAAATGGAGCAGACCCATCCCCATGACTACGCCCTTTCATATGCAGGCAGTGATATCATTCTGGCCTCTAAGGATATGTTAGGGATCAACAGCCGAGGAATAGACAAGGGCCTCCAGTGGCACCATCAGTGTCCCAAGTGCACAAGAGTGTTTCGGCATTTGGAAAACTATGCTAATCACTTAAAGATGCATAAACTATTTATGTGTCTACTCTGTGGCAAGACATTCACTCAGAAAGGCAATCTCCACCGGCACATGAGAGTCCATGCAGGCATCAAACCCTTCCAGTGTAAGATCTGTGGGAAAATGTTCTCTCAGAAATGTTCCCTACAGGACCATCTCAACCTGCACAGTGGGGACAAACCCCACAAGTGTAACTACTGTGACATGGTTTTTGCTCATAAACCTGTTCTGAGGAAACATCTGAAACAGCTTCACG GAGACTGA
- the ZBTB26 gene encoding zinc finger and BTB domain-containing protein 26 isoform X1: MSERSDILHFKFDSYGDSMLQKMNKLREENKFCDVVVHIDDIEVHGHKIVFAAGSPFLRDQFLLNDSREVKISILQSSEVGRQLLLSCYSGVLEFPEMELVNYLTAASFLQMSHIVERCTQALCKFIKPKQPLESKECEQQSDSSDLKEHQGDDDSLQQDSPCIQPSEDSMDMEDSDIQIIKVESIGEVTEVRNKKDQNQFISSEQTALHSSEPQHFLINSTVENRASEMEQTHPHDYALSYAGSDIILASKDMLGINSRGIDKGLQWHHQCPKCTRVFRHLENYANHLKMHKLFMCLLCGKTFTQKGNLHRHMRVHAGIKPFQCKICGKMFSQKCSLQDHLNLHSGDKPHKCNYCDMVFAHKPVLRKHLKQLHGKNSFDNANERNVQDITVDFDSFTCSTATDSKVCQQADAVLDAGKLPQAVLSLMNDSTCVN, encoded by the coding sequence ATGTCAGAAAGATCAGATATTCTTCACTTCAAATTTGACAGCTATGGGGACTCAATGTTACAGAAAATGAACAAactgagggaagaaaataaattctgtgatGTCGTGGTCCATATAGATGACATTGAAGTTCATGGGCATAAAATTGTCTTTGCTGCTGGCTCCCCCTTTTTAAGAGATCAGTTCTTACTAAATGACTCCAGAGAGGTAAAAATCTCTatcctgcagagctcagaagTCGGGAGGCAGCTGCTTTTGTCCTGTTACAGTGGTGTCCTGGAGTTTCCTGAAATGGAACTGGTGAACTACTTGACTGCAGCCAGCTTTCTGCAGATGAGTCACATCGTGGAGCGGTGCACACAGGCCCTCTGTAAGTTCATCAAACCAAAGCAGCCACTGGAGAGCAAGGAGTGTGAGCAGCAAAGTGACTCCTCTGACCTGAAGGAACATCAAGGAGATGACGACTCTCTGCAGCAGGATTCACCTTGTATTCAACCCTCAGAGGACAGTATGGACATGGAGGATAGTGATATTCAGATCATCAAGGTGGAGTCCATCGGGGAGGTGACAGAagttagaaataaaaaggatCAGAACCAGTTTATTTCCTCTGAACAAACTGCACTGCATTCCTCAGAGCCTCAACACTTTCTCATCAACTCCACTGTTGAAAACAGAGCAAGTGAAATGGAGCAGACCCATCCCCATGACTACGCCCTTTCATATGCAGGCAGTGATATCATTCTGGCCTCTAAGGATATGTTAGGGATCAACAGCCGAGGAATAGACAAGGGCCTCCAGTGGCACCATCAGTGTCCCAAGTGCACAAGAGTGTTTCGGCATTTGGAAAACTATGCTAATCACTTAAAGATGCATAAACTATTTATGTGTCTACTCTGTGGCAAGACATTCACTCAGAAAGGCAATCTCCACCGGCACATGAGAGTCCATGCAGGCATCAAACCCTTCCAGTGTAAGATCTGTGGGAAAATGTTCTCTCAGAAATGTTCCCTACAGGACCATCTCAACCTGCACAGTGGGGACAAACCCCACAAGTGTAACTACTGTGACATGGTTTTTGCTCATAAACCTGTTCTGAGGAAACATCTGAAACAGCTTCACGGTAAAAATAGCTTTGACAATGCCAATGAAAGAAACGTTCAAGACATAACAGTGGACTTTGATTCCTTCACATGTAGCACTGCCACAGACAGTAAGGTCTGTCAGCAAGCTGATGCAGTGCTGGATGCAGGGAAGCTGCCTCAGGCTGTGCTCAGTTTAATGAATGATAGTACTTGCGTCAATTAA